One genomic region from Cellulomonas hominis encodes:
- a CDS encoding zinc-dependent alcohol dehydrogenase has translation MSAAATMSAVVWTGPDAVEVREVPLPEVPDGWALVRVAYNGICGTDLAIVHGAHPRARHGLVPGHELSGWVERAGASGPGVGELVVARPLISCGTCRACASGSPHVCRELGLYGIDTPGAMADYVALPPEVLHPVPATVDARTAALAEPLAVAVHAVALSGLVPGDTVGVLGAGPIGILTALVARHAGAARVVLAEPSAWRRSVAADLGLDVVPEGGTLTGSVRDVTGGEGADVVFDSAGHPAVAPELTTATRVLGRIVVVGVHKQPAPIDLRDVCFKEQTLLGVRVYTTEDVDRAIELLASGALGLDRFPTRAFALTDAAAAVEAAAAGTGCLKVLTTPLDGKADA, from the coding sequence GTGAGCGCCGCGGCCACCATGTCCGCCGTGGTCTGGACCGGCCCGGACGCGGTCGAGGTGCGGGAGGTGCCGCTGCCGGAGGTCCCCGACGGCTGGGCGCTGGTGCGCGTGGCCTACAACGGCATCTGCGGCACGGACCTGGCGATCGTGCACGGTGCGCACCCCCGCGCGCGGCACGGGCTGGTCCCCGGGCACGAGCTGTCCGGCTGGGTCGAGCGGGCCGGCGCGTCCGGGCCCGGCGTCGGGGAGCTCGTCGTCGCCCGGCCGCTGATCTCCTGCGGGACCTGCCGGGCGTGCGCGTCGGGGAGCCCGCACGTGTGCCGGGAGCTCGGGCTGTACGGCATCGACACCCCGGGGGCGATGGCGGACTACGTCGCGCTGCCGCCCGAGGTGCTGCACCCGGTGCCGGCCACCGTGGACGCGCGGACCGCCGCGCTCGCCGAGCCGCTGGCCGTCGCGGTGCACGCCGTCGCGCTGTCCGGGCTGGTGCCGGGGGACACGGTCGGCGTGCTCGGCGCGGGGCCGATCGGGATCCTCACCGCCCTGGTCGCCCGGCACGCCGGCGCGGCCCGGGTGGTCCTCGCTGAGCCGAGCGCCTGGCGGCGGTCGGTGGCCGCGGACCTCGGCCTGGACGTCGTCCCGGAGGGCGGCACGCTCACGGGGTCGGTCCGGGACGTCACGGGCGGGGAGGGCGCGGATGTCGTGTTCGACTCGGCCGGCCACCCCGCGGTCGCGCCGGAGCTCACCACCGCAACGCGGGTGCTCGGCCGGATCGTCGTCGTCGGCGTGCACAAGCAGCCCGCGCCGATCGACCTCCGGGACGTGTGCTTCAAGGAGCAGACGCTGCTGGGCGTCCGCGTCTACACCACCGAGGACGTGGACCGGGCGATCGAGCTGCTCGCGTCCGGCGCGCTCGGGCTCGACCGGTTCCCGACCCGCGCGTTCGCGCTGACCGACGCCGCCGCGGCGGTCGAGGCGGCCGCCGCGGGCACCGGCTGCCTCAAGGTCCTCACCACCCCCCTCGACGGAAAGGCCGACGCATGA
- a CDS encoding SDR family oxidoreductase: MTSPFDLTGSTAAVTGGGRGLGLGISRALLDAGADVVVLGRAGVPDDLVAYARERGRRVAFERLDLADPDGVEPAARRVLEAHTVDVLVNNAGTQARHPAADFPLADWDAVLQVNLRAVFQLCQTFGRPMLERGAGSIVNLASLLSFQGGFTVPAYAASKGAVAQLTKALCNEWAGRGVRVNAVAPGYMATDMNAALLADPVRLEQLSVRIPAGRWGTPEDIGHVVTFLASPAAAYVHGQVLAVDGGWLAR; this comes from the coding sequence ATGACCTCCCCCTTCGACCTCACCGGCAGCACCGCCGCCGTCACCGGCGGCGGCCGCGGCCTCGGGCTCGGCATCTCACGGGCCCTGCTCGACGCGGGGGCCGACGTCGTCGTGCTCGGGCGGGCCGGCGTGCCGGACGACCTGGTGGCGTACGCCCGGGAGCGCGGGCGCCGGGTCGCGTTCGAGCGGCTGGACCTCGCCGACCCGGACGGCGTCGAGCCGGCCGCGCGCCGGGTCCTCGAGGCGCACACGGTCGACGTCCTGGTGAACAACGCCGGGACGCAGGCGCGGCACCCCGCCGCCGACTTCCCGCTCGCCGACTGGGACGCCGTGCTGCAGGTCAACCTGCGCGCGGTGTTCCAGCTCTGCCAGACCTTCGGCCGGCCGATGCTGGAGCGGGGCGCCGGCAGCATCGTCAACCTCGCGTCGCTGCTGTCGTTCCAGGGCGGCTTCACCGTCCCGGCGTACGCGGCGTCCAAGGGCGCGGTCGCGCAGCTCACCAAGGCGCTGTGCAACGAGTGGGCCGGGCGCGGGGTGCGGGTGAACGCCGTCGCGCCGGGGTACATGGCCACGGACATGAACGCGGCGCTGCTCGCGGACCCGGTGCGGCTCGAGCAGCTCTCGGTCCGCATCCCGGCGGGCCGCTGGGGCACGCCCGAGGACATCGGCCACGTGGTGACGTTCCTGGCATCCCCCGCCGCCGCCTACGTCCACGGCCAGGTCCTCGCGGTCGACGGCGGCTGGCTGGCCCGCTGA